Sequence from the Nitrosopumilus maritimus SCM1 genome:
TCAACAAAGACTGGTTCAATTACATTGCTAGTTGAGAACTTTAGGAATGGTTTTTCGGGATCTTTGTCTAGTAATACATGACAAAAGTATGATGTTCCTTCTTCATTAAAATTCATGAAGACCCCAAGAAGCCATTTATCATTATGAGGGAACAGAAATAACGGGAATGGTATTTCTTCAAATCCCCATGTAAGTTTTGCAAGACTAGACATGTCTTCTAGTTCAATTGGTTGATATCGGTCTAGAGTGCCATTTCCAGGTTTCAGTGTTTTTGGAAGTGATTTTATTCGAACAATTGGAGAGTATAATTTACTAGAATCAGAAGTAGAATCTACAATTTCAGATTCTTCTTTGCCTCCTGTTAATCCATAACGAAGATAATGGCCGTTATGATCCAGAGGTGTAAAGTATACGATTGGTTTTTCTTTTAGAACATCCATTTGGACTGAAAGAATTTTTCTGCCGTCATGATCATGCAAAAATGATACACGTGGTGCACGCTCTAGTGCACAAACGAGCCTAGTGAATTCTAAAGTGGAATTAACTTGTATGTATCGAGGTTGTTTGTCAACAGGAGAAGAAGGTTGTTCCACGAAAGTTAACGATCGATTAACAAATTAAACTTATCCAAAAAGTTGGAGCCTAGTTTCTTCTGTCAATGACATCATTGACAGTTGGTCCTGTTCCAATAATTGTAACAGGCGTGTTTAATTCATCTTCAATATTTTTTATGAATGCTTTTGCATCATCAAACAATTCATCATACGAAGTTTTTCCCGCACAGTCTGTAAACAACACATCTAGTTTTGTAATTGAGATTTGTGTTGCACCATTAAGCATGATTGCACGCCTAGCTAAATCAAAATCAAAATCAGCTGCACGACGTTGACGTCCTGTAACAGTTCCAAACTCAGACCAGCCTTTCTTTTCTGCTTCTTCAAGTGAGAGTTCTTTGTCAAGTGGGCCCGTGCCTACACGCGTAACATAAGACTTGAAGACAACAATCACTTCATCTACTTTGGTTGGACCTAATCCAATATCAGCACAAATTCCTGAAGCTGTAACATCCTTTGAGGTTACAAATGGATATGTACCATGCCACAAAGATAGGAATGTGCCTTGAGTTCCTTCAATTAGGACATTTTCGTTTTTGTCTATAGCAGAATTAATCTCGGCTGGAACATCTGTAATTATTGAGGATAGTGAATCAAAGTCTTTTGCCAAGTTCAAAACCCTCATTGCCCTATCAGCATTTGCAGGTCCTGTTCCTGAGCCGGTACTACCAATCTTCTCTTTGAGTTCACCTTTGGAATCTCGAGCAAGATGAGTCTCTTCAATAACTCCACAATGTTTGTCAATAAATGCACGTCCTGAGACACCAAAATCATCAATCTCTTTTTGCAGTACTTCAGGATTAATCACAACACCTGGGCCAATCATGACTTTGGCATCTTTGTTTAGAAAACCGCTTGGAAGCATACGAACTTTGTAAACTTTATCGCCATCTTTGATTGTGTGACCGGCATTTGGTCCTGCACCGCCACGAACTATAACTTTGGGATTATCTTTTATTGCCAAATAGGAGATGATCTTTCCTTTTCCTTCATCTCCAAAAAATCCACCAACTACAACAGTAGATGTCATGATGTTGAGCTTGACTTTGGTTTATTTAAGCTAAAGTGGTGTGACATCATTTTATAACCAAGATTGGATTTTCTAGATCGATGGTTGGAGAGAATTTTGCAGGAAACATCATTGTCAATCTAGCAAATCTCCCAGACTTTTTGAGAAATCCAATTCTAAAAAAACGGATGATGGAATTTTTTTCATTGGCAAAACCAGATCAGGATGAAGTGATCAACAATGCACTAGAGGCAGGACCAACAATTCCATTCCCAAATTTTGCAAAACTCTTCAAGACATGGCTAAAAATTTTGACTACACTTTCTGAAGAGCAAAGAGAGGGACTGTTTTCAGCATACATTACAGAAGTTGCACAAAATCCGCAAAAACTAATCACATTCAATCTAGATGGAATATTGGAAATTTATCTCACACTAGAAGAAAATGAAAAAGAAATACTGGCAAGTACAGTAAAAAGAATAATCAATAATCTTGATGAGGATAAAAAGAGAAGAATAATGTTAGTTATTCCTGAAAATGCGAAAAAACACTTGAAGTTTTAAGCGCCAGGTTGAGGCTCATCAGGTTTTCTGTTATCTTCATTGGTATAATCAATAACTTCTCCTTCAGGAGACAATACACCTACAAAGATTTTCTCGTGTTTTTTTAGTAATTTTCTGTGATCAGCCATTGACATATCAAGTTTCAATTCATTCATTACCATTATCTGATACTCTTTCCATTCAGCCCAACACTTGTTACATGTGGGATATTTCTCATTGACTGGACCTAATTGTTCAGTATCAGGAATTTCATTCTTGCATTTTGTACAAGTACGAGTCATGAAAGATTGCTATTTGAAACTCCTTTTATCTTTTATTGAGTCAAATAAAAAAGAAAAGAGGTTACCCCGTAGTGTAATCATGCACTTTTACTTCATTGAGGATTTTTTCCATGATTTGTTGTTGACCACCAGAGTTGTCAATTGTTACAAGAAGTAGGTTTCCACTTGGCAAAGGAATTGTTGCCCTTCTTAGCTTCTCATAAACAGCCAATGTATAGAGTCCCTCGCCAACTTTGCTGTAATGTTTTTCTCGGGATTTCCATGCACTAATTGCGTGTTGGATTGTGTCTAGTGTGTCATCGTGTGAGAGATACAGATTAGTATTTGGTCTTGAATGTGTTGCAAGGATTTCGCCATTCATGTTAGCTACTGCAGCAAATCGAATGTTCTCATCAAGGTCAAAGAGGCGATGCATTACTCCATCATAGTTTAGTTCTTGTGCCATTGGAGATTTGTGGATTTCATAAAAGATAACTATGATTGACATGAATCGAAAAATTTGTCTGATTTTTTGTCAATTTTTAAAAATATGTTCAAATGAGAAGAGCAATCAAACTTTATGCCTAGAAAATTTTCAGAAAAGCAGTTTTCTTGAGATTTTGTGAAAAGTAATAATAATTAACAAAGGCCAAATCATTTCATGAAGATAAAGTGTCCCAAGTGTAAAGAGGACGCAGACTTGTCACCAGACTTTTCTTTTGTAAAATGTGGATCTTGTGATTTGGATATGAGTTATGGTGAATACGTCAAATTTGTTGCACATAACCAAGCAACTTATTCAGACATACTTGGTGACTATGCAGGAAGTACTGAAGGACAGACTGCAGGTTCCCTAGATGAATGGGATTAACAAGATGGTAAAATCATTCATCAGATTAAAATAATTAGTTTAGTAGATTTCTAAACATCATTGGAATTTCTCTTAGAAAATATACTTAATCTCATAGGATTTTTGGTTGGACTTGGAATTGGAATAATGTCACTGATTGGATTCCGAAACACAGGCAGTCCAACATTATTTAGATTAACAATTGCATTTTTCTCAATCAGTATTGGATTCTTTGTAATATGGGCAGGATACATGGCAGAAGATTTTGTCATAAAGTCTGGCAACATTGAAAGATGGATACAAACTTTGGGAATTGCAATTCAAACAGTTGGATACTTTTTCATTGCATTCTCACACAGTATCAAATCATTTTTTCCAAAATCAAGTTACTTTAGATCAGTTGGAATCTTACCATTCTTTCTAGTTTCATCAGTGCAGTTAGAACATCTCTTTAGATCAGTTTCATTCATCTTGCTTGCATATGGTGCAATTGAGACAATGTTATCATATCTTGATAATAGAAACAAAGGAGCAATCTCAGTTTCAATTGGATTGGCATTATTGGCATTAGGAGAATTTCTTGGATGGTACTCATTTGTCTTCCCTGAATCCATCCTCTATTCAGTATCAATGGTAATCAAAATTGGAGGATTAATTGCATTATTCATCCCAGTTAGCAAGGTTCCTCTAACCAAGATAAAATTTGACGAAGGATTAGAGTAATTTTTCAATCTAGGCTCGAATTTTTCCAAAATGCAAAAGTTGTCAAATTCTTTTATCTTTTTTGTATATTGCAAAATATCATCGTTCTATCATAGAAATTCTCAAAAGAATCAGTAAGAAATGGCCGAGTATAGAACTCATATGAAAATTATTGGCGATATTCTATCTACTACCAGAGATGATCTTCAAGACGAAGATGGGGCAACAGTAACTTATCTGATTAGAAAAGCAAACGTTTCTCATTCTAGAATTTCAAGAATTCTAAAAACACTGGTATCTCAAGGTCTATTGGAGCAAGTCGACAGTCAAGGTTCTAACAAATACAAAATCAGTCCAACAGGAAGAGAGTTTCTTCAAGCATATTACAAGTTTACAAGCTTTGCAGACAATTTTGGATTAAACATCTAATCTTCATCCAAATCATCTAATTCATCATCAAAGTCATCTTCAAAATCTGTATCCTGATAATCTGGATTAGACATACGTTACCATAGAAAAAATTTGATGTTAAAAACTTTTCAAAAGAAAATGGTAATTAAACAAAAAAACTAGGAAAAATCATTGAAGGTAAACTGTGACAAGGAAGGAATTGAAAAGGCATCCAAAGTAATTGAGGATGGAGGAATAGTTATTTTTCCAACTGATAC
This genomic interval carries:
- a CDS encoding adenylosuccinate synthetase; this translates as MTSTVVVGGFFGDEGKGKIISYLAIKDNPKVIVRGGAGPNAGHTIKDGDKVYKVRMLPSGFLNKDAKVMIGPGVVINPEVLQKEIDDFGVSGRAFIDKHCGVIEETHLARDSKGELKEKIGSTGSGTGPANADRAMRVLNLAKDFDSLSSIITDVPAEINSAIDKNENVLIEGTQGTFLSLWHGTYPFVTSKDVTASGICADIGLGPTKVDEVIVVFKSYVTRVGTGPLDKELSLEEAEKKGWSEFGTVTGRQRRAADFDFDLARRAIMLNGATQISITKLDVLFTDCAGKTSYDELFDDAKAFIKNIEDELNTPVTIIGTGPTVNDVIDRRN
- a CDS encoding Fe(2+)-trafficking protein is translated as MTRTCTKCKNEIPDTEQLGPVNEKYPTCNKCWAEWKEYQIMVMNELKLDMSMADHRKLLKKHEKIFVGVLSPEGEVIDYTNEDNRKPDEPQPGA
- a CDS encoding winged helix-turn-helix domain-containing protein, which encodes MAEYRTHMKIIGDILSTTRDDLQDEDGATVTYLIRKANVSHSRISRILKTLVSQGLLEQVDSQGSNKYKISPTGREFLQAYYKFTSFADNFGLNI